TTAACTAAAATTTGCGCTTCTGGCTGAGTGTAAACACGGTCTATAGTATCAGTAAGTTGAAGAACCTTGTCCCCTTGACAGATTGCACCTGCTTTTAGGCTATCGATGTATTCAGGGCCCATCCCAGTAGTTTGTGCTTGTTTGATGTTGCCTACGTTAAGATACGTGTGCAATGCGCCTGAAAATTCCCAAGGTTTCGTATCAGTATTGGTGACGTCGAGCGTTACTTTAAGCGCGTTGCTGACTTCTACTATTAAACGCGCATCAAATTTATGCGGCCAGATTGATAGCGTTTGCTCTGAAGGTTTCAGTCCGAGCTCAATCACAACGCCTTGTTCATTTTCACGATGTTGTAGCAGTGACCACTCATTGTTACGAGCAAAGCCATGTGCAGGCGCAGCAATGCGGCCAAACCAAGGCCAGCAAATTGGAATGCCACCACGAAGCGCTGCCTTACCATCGAAAATGGCGCTGTCGCTCATCCAAATCAGATCTTCTTGGCCTACTGGCGTGAACGATACGACATGTCCACCGTGCAGCGCGATGCCTGCCGTTGCTTTTTCATGAATCACGCGGACGACTTTTACCTGATCAACTTCAACGATAGTGATGTTGTCAGATAACACGGTCAGGGCTGGGAGAGTGTTTAAATCCATGTGTAGTTTCCTATCGCTGGGGAGAGCTTTTCGACATATTTCGCACATTATATGCAATGTCGAGTTTGTATTACTAAAAGTCTAGATACAAAA
This window of the Vibrio neptunius genome carries:
- a CDS encoding D-hexose-6-phosphate mutarotase, whose amino-acid sequence is MDLNTLPALTVLSDNITIVEVDQVKVVRVIHEKATAGIALHGGHVVSFTPVGQEDLIWMSDSAIFDGKAALRGGIPICWPWFGRIAAPAHGFARNNEWSLLQHRENEQGVVIELGLKPSEQTLSIWPHKFDARLIVEVSNALKVTLDVTNTDTKPWEFSGALHTYLNVGNIKQAQTTGMGPEYIDSLKAGAICQGDKVLQLTDTIDRVYTQPEAQILVKDPVLDRILSVENQGHNSAVLWNPWAQGAESMPDMSDDGYLTMLCVESTLHAPNIDLGKTLQPGESHQLITTISAR